The following are encoded together in the Ovis canadensis isolate MfBH-ARS-UI-01 breed Bighorn chromosome 2, ARS-UI_OviCan_v2, whole genome shotgun sequence genome:
- the C2H8orf58 gene encoding uncharacterized protein C8orf58 homolog isoform X2, which yields MLGRRRVFAVEPLGVQDGAGEDLAHGCVVPGVISTYRKIPDVAPVCSSDSWKRHDQLRGPQGQAPLLKLASQDSGVEMAVGDSSPATSLDFSQDSLNFEPLGNSESLALGALEPPAHLSRLLASRKLEQVLERSHQLSVPPTSLSQHCHSPKLSPKCEMPHSEARGPEATEAGSDLEDGLEQAEVVEDLGPAACSGLPGQGLRYLEHLCVVLEQVANLQQLCLQLQTQRGPGNSLSPLARPREPVSPVHRILKRRRRQPWRLHLCVLMPQAVRCAGRGNGSARQRRQGDHSHWNKVKVLLNRIRWGSPRPAELATSADGPVPRIASRDLPERPLGHPLQKTFMPSLVVKKKQDRNLSVR from the exons ATGCTGGGCCGGCGGCGCGTCTTCGCCGTGGAGCCACTGGGCGTCCAGG ATGGGGCTGGCGAGGACCTGGCACATGGTTGTGTAGTGCCTGGAGTCATCAGCACCTACAGGAAGATCCCAGATGTGGCTCCAGTTTGCTCATCAGACTCCTGGAAGAGGCACGACCAGCTGAGAGGTCCCCAGGGGCAGGCACCGCTTCTCAAACTGGCCTCCCAGGACTCAGGAGTGGAGATGGCAGTTGGGGACAGCTCCCCGGCCACCTCACTTGACTTTTCTCAAGACTCTCTGAACTTTGAGCCCCTGGGGAACTCTGAGTCCCTAGCCCTTGGTGCCCTGGAGCCTCCTGCCCACCTAAGCCGGCTTCTAGCCAGCCGTAAGCTGGAGCAGGTGCTGGAGCGCTCCCACCAGCTCTCAGTTCCCCCTACCAGCTTATCTCAACACTGCCACTCCCCAAAGCTATCGCCTAAGTGTGAAATGCCCCATTCTGAAGCAAGAGGACCGGAGGCCACAGAGGCAGGGAGTGATTTAGAGGATGGCCTGGAACAAGCAGAGGTG GTGGAGGACTTGGGGCCTGCGGCCTGCTCCGGCCTTCCGGGGCAGGGTCTTCGCTATCTGGAGCACCTGTGCGTGGTGCTGGAGCAGGTGGCAAATCTACAGCAGCTCTGTCTGCAGCTGCAGACTCAGAGGGGCCCTGGG AACAGCCTCAGCCCTCTAGCCAGGCCCAGAGAGCCTGTCTCTCCTGTGCACAGGATCCTGAAGAGGAGGCGCAGACAACCCTGGCGTCTTCACCTCTGCGTTCTTATGCCCCAGGCAGTGAGGTGCGCGGGCCGTGGGAACGGCTCAGCCAGACAGAGGAGACAG GGGGATCACTCCCACTGGAACAAAGTCAAGGTCCTGCTCAACCGGATCAGGTGGGGCAGCCCTCGACCTGCTGAACTTGCCACCTCTGCTGATGGCCCTGTCCCCAG GATTGCATCAAGGGACCTCCCTGAAAGGCCTCTGGGCCACCCCCTCCAGAAGACCTTTATGCCATCGTTAGTGGTTAAGAAGAAGCAAGACAGAAACCTCTCTGTACGCTGA
- the C2H8orf58 gene encoding uncharacterized protein C8orf58 homolog isoform X1, protein MLGRRRVFAVEPLGVQDGAGEDLAHGCVVPGVISTYRKIPDVAPVCSSDSWKRHDQLRGPQGQAPLLKLASQDSGVEMAVGDSSPATSLDFSQDSLNFEPLGNSESLALGALEPPAHLSRLLASRKLEQVLERSHQLSVPPTSLSQHCHSPKLSPKCEMPHSEARGPEATEAGSDLEDGLEQAEVVEDLGPAACSGLPGQGLRYLEHLCVVLEQVANLQQLCLQLQTQRGPGDPEEEAQTTLASSPLRSYAPGSEVRGPWERLSQTEETGAKTASPPKVGAPSASPPRLSEALAEPAHTFSSSQEHKGDHSHWNKVKVLLNRIRWGSPRPAELATSADGPVPRIASRDLPERPLGHPLQKTFMPSLVVKKKQDRNLSVR, encoded by the exons ATGCTGGGCCGGCGGCGCGTCTTCGCCGTGGAGCCACTGGGCGTCCAGG ATGGGGCTGGCGAGGACCTGGCACATGGTTGTGTAGTGCCTGGAGTCATCAGCACCTACAGGAAGATCCCAGATGTGGCTCCAGTTTGCTCATCAGACTCCTGGAAGAGGCACGACCAGCTGAGAGGTCCCCAGGGGCAGGCACCGCTTCTCAAACTGGCCTCCCAGGACTCAGGAGTGGAGATGGCAGTTGGGGACAGCTCCCCGGCCACCTCACTTGACTTTTCTCAAGACTCTCTGAACTTTGAGCCCCTGGGGAACTCTGAGTCCCTAGCCCTTGGTGCCCTGGAGCCTCCTGCCCACCTAAGCCGGCTTCTAGCCAGCCGTAAGCTGGAGCAGGTGCTGGAGCGCTCCCACCAGCTCTCAGTTCCCCCTACCAGCTTATCTCAACACTGCCACTCCCCAAAGCTATCGCCTAAGTGTGAAATGCCCCATTCTGAAGCAAGAGGACCGGAGGCCACAGAGGCAGGGAGTGATTTAGAGGATGGCCTGGAACAAGCAGAGGTG GTGGAGGACTTGGGGCCTGCGGCCTGCTCCGGCCTTCCGGGGCAGGGTCTTCGCTATCTGGAGCACCTGTGCGTGGTGCTGGAGCAGGTGGCAAATCTACAGCAGCTCTGTCTGCAGCTGCAGACTCAGAGGGGCCCTGGG GATCCTGAAGAGGAGGCGCAGACAACCCTGGCGTCTTCACCTCTGCGTTCTTATGCCCCAGGCAGTGAGGTGCGCGGGCCGTGGGAACGGCTCAGCCAGACAGAGGAGACAG GAGCAAAAACAGCTTCACCCCCAAAGGTAGGGGCGCCCAGTGCCAGCCCTCCCAGGCTGTCAGAGGCCCTGGCAGAGCCAGCTCACACCTTCTCATCCTCCCAGGAACACAAG GGGGATCACTCCCACTGGAACAAAGTCAAGGTCCTGCTCAACCGGATCAGGTGGGGCAGCCCTCGACCTGCTGAACTTGCCACCTCTGCTGATGGCCCTGTCCCCAG GATTGCATCAAGGGACCTCCCTGAAAGGCCTCTGGGCCACCCCCTCCAGAAGACCTTTATGCCATCGTTAGTGGTTAAGAAGAAGCAAGACAGAAACCTCTCTGTACGCTGA